The Triticum aestivum cultivar Chinese Spring chromosome 6D, IWGSC CS RefSeq v2.1, whole genome shotgun sequence genomic sequence TCAGCAATACCAAATGTTCCGACATGGTTTTGGTATGCACTAGGATATCATCCATGAATACGAGCACCCCGTGCCTTAGGAGTGGATGCATCAAAATGTTCATCGCTCCCTGGAATGTCGGCGGCCTCCTGTTACCCCGTATGGCAAGACCCGAAACTGGAAATGTCCCTGGTGTGTTGTAAATTCTGTCTTCATCTCATCTTCCTCCAGCAAcctgatctggtggtatcctgctCGAAGGTCCAGTTTGGAGAACCAAGCCGAGCCGGCAAGTTCATCTAGAAGCTCCTCGATGATGGGCAGGGGGTAGGCACGCTTGAGGGTGATTGCGTTCAAGTGTCGAAAGTCCACGCAGAACCTCCAAGTCTGATCTTTCTTCTTGACTAACAGCACTGGCGACGAGAAGGGGCTGACACTTGGCACAATCAGTCCGGCCTTCAGCATCTCTTGGACTTGCGCTTCAATCTCCGTTTTCTGTTCTGGAGTGTAGCGGTACGGTCGGATGTTCACTGGCTTGGCTCCCGGAATCAGGGGAATGGCGTGATCCCACGGCTTGTGTTGTGGCAATCCAGTTGGTTCTGCAAACACTTGAGAGAACTCTTCTATTAACTCCATTATTGGAGCCGGTGCCTGCTCCTGACTGTCCCCCGTCGTAGCTTGCTCGACTGTGCGCAGGAGGATGATGTGTGCAATTTCCTCTCCTTCTTCCATAGCGCTCAGTTGCTCGGCTGACACTTTAGCTACCTTGGTTGTTGTAGGGACTACCCCCCGCAGCTCTATCAATTCGTTGTTGTGCAGAACTGCAAGATTTTCTGCTTCCAGTCCACCCACATCGGCCCACATTGCTGGAGCCAATCCATGCCGACCACCATATCGTAACATCCCAGTTGCAGAACCCTCATGTCAGTCTTGAACTCAAACCCTTGTGTCTGCCAAGTACAGGCTGGTATCATGGCTGAACAAGAGAGTAGACCTCCATTGGCAATTTTTACAGAGATCCGGGTCATCGGTTGCACCTTATCAGACAGACGACTCGCCACTTCCTCGCTGATGAAACTGTGTGAACTACCAGAATCAACCAGAATAAGTATTTCCTTGCCAGCAATTCTGCCCAATAGCCTGGCAGTGTGTGGTGTTGTCTGCCCTGTAGTTGCGACTTTGGAAATAGACATGAGAACCTCTTCGTCCTCTGCAGCTTCTGGATCATCAGGATCCGGATAGTCTGCTTGCAATAAGTCAAGCAGCTCTTCGACGATGTGTAGCTGAACTGTTGGGGCACACTGGTGGCCTTGCCCCCAACGCTCACCGCACTTGAAGCACAAACCGCGAGCACGCCTGTAGTTTCGTAGTGCTGCTACCCGGTCGTCTCCACGAACGCCACGTTCCTGTGCGTGTGCCGCGTCGATGCCGCGGCGATCTTCTGCAGCCGCAGGTGACCCAGGAAGAGGGGGTCGCACCAGCGGGGCCCCGAGCGCCAGCAAGGGCCGGCCGGGATGTGGCTGTTGTACCTCTTGCCGTCTGAACTCACGGCGAGGGAGAGTTTCCACCAATTCTTCCTGCAAAGATGCTAAGGAAAATGCGGAGTCCAAGTCCTTGGGTTGATGTAACAGAACACCTACTCTAATCTCTTGCTTGAGCCCTTCAAGGAATTGCGTGGTAAAGAAGACATGATCAAATGCAGGATTGTGTGCTAGAAGTTGATGCATAAGTTCCTCGAACTGCAGCATGTATGCATGCACTGTGGTCGTCTGTTTCAGAGTGCAAAACTGACGAAGATGAACCTGATACTGTTCCCGACCGAATTTCCCACACAGTGCTGTACACAACTCTCCCCAAGTCATGGTCGTTCCCCTCGACTCATGCAGCTGCAACCATCTAGCAGCGTTCCCAGAGAAATGCAAGGTAGCTACCCGAACCCATAATTCAGGTGGAACACTATAGACATCAAAATATTTCTCACATCGGGTTTTCCAAAACTGTGGGTTATCCCCACCGAAAGACGGGAAATCCAGTTTTGGAAGTGACCAGCTAGACTAGGTAGCATGTGGTGTACGGGGCTCAAAATCCTTGACCAGTTCGGGCGGGCTCAGAGCAAGAGAATGGGAAAGGGGATCGGGATCGGTCAGAGACGTACTCTTGACCGGAGGGGGCAACTGGGTGGTGACCACCCCGTGTGCCCGTCCCTCGGTGATGTCGCCCGCGCCGTGGCCATCTGGCCCGTGGTTCGTCTCGTGCACCACCGCGTCGCCGGCACAGCCCAGATCTGACTCCGGGGGCGCCGCCAGGACAGGAATGAAGCGCAATGCGCCCGACCTGGGCGCGTAACTCATCCACTTGCTGCTGGATGTGAGTCACCGCAGGACGCCACAACTCCAGGGAGGTCTGGATCGCCTCCAATCGCGCCTCCGTCGCCGTCCGACTGGCGTTGACGGACTGGATTAGCGCCGCCAACTGCTCCTCCATCGCCGCCGTCTTAAGAGCTTGCTTGGTGCTGTAGCGCGGTTTCGGATACACCGTCTCCAGGACGACCGACCTCTGATACCAGATTGTAACGTGCCTGATCGGCAGAGGAGATCGAGAAGGAGGGGATCGGAGTTGGTAGGAGGAAGAAAAGGGAAAGTGGAAGGAGGAGATAACTTGGAGAGAGGGCAGCTCTGCTCCGATTCGTTTCGGCCAAGTAATACACGATACCCACACCAGCCACACGCGGCTGTACTTAAGCACGCCAACCCAACCACCACACACACACCTACTCGACTGCACTTGGGTCTTCATCAGCCCCCGCCTCTGCCAGGTGGGCCTCCTTGGATCTCATACTCTTGGGGCCACCGTCAGTCGTGACACCTGTCCGCGCCGGCCGCGCGCGCCAGGCCAGAGGAGGATGCCGGACACGGCCGTGATGACGCCCGCGTCCATCTGCTCGGCGCGGCCCTCCGAGCAAGCGCACATGTTGCAGATCACCATGAGAGACAGCCTACGGATGGGCATTGGCTCGGCCCCGCCGGAGGAGGACGTGGCCGCGGCGCGGGGCTCCACAAACGTCGTGTCTTGGCTGCGCGCCCAGCGCTTGAATCGCCGGAGGCAGAGGCCGTGGTCGACGAGCTCCTCCGGGAGGCACAGGCCGTGGTCGATCTGCAGGAGCTCCACGCTGACGTGCATCTCCAACCGTCCCCCAACAAGGATGCCGGCGCCCATGGCGAGCCGCCCGTCGAGGATGCCGGCCACTCCGCCCCAGCCACGAGGATGCTATCATCGAGGAGCTGAGGAAGAAGCCGCGGGGATCGAGAGGGGAGCAGGGAGGCGTGGGGTAGGTggaaagagaggagagagagggaaaatGTGGCTGATTGTGGGCGAGTTGCATGCGGGAAGATAGCGCCGGTCTTCCCAGCTCGCCCCCAGCACGCTGGGTTCAGGCTGGGAGCGCCGGCGGAAAACGAGGTCTTGGGCGCATGGCTGGGGTGTTTTTTTTTTTTACAACCGGCGCAAAAAAAAGTCCTAGCTGGGCTGTTGTGGGGGCGGTTGGAGATGCTATTGAGGTAAACAAGCCTTCGCTTGACAGGCCGTTCTGGGCCATGCACGAAATTTAGAGCAATCTACTGTAGAGTGTGTGGGTAGTGGTAGCCACGAGGAGGAATAGGAATGTCGTCGGCGTCCGGTACCCCACTCTTCTTCTGTCTATTAatttaaagaaagaaagaaaaacgtgCCGTCCGGGAGGGATAGCTTTAGCTGATTAGCTGTAAAGAAAAGCCACTCTGTCTAATCTATAATCTAAAAACAAAGGAAAGCCACTGATATCGCGCCATAGTGGCGAGCACATCCCCGCATTTCTTCCGTTGGCATAATCAATCAAGCAAGCAAGCTGATGTTGCCATCCGTCTAGTTAACGATCACCGACCAATCAGCGCTGGTTAACCAAGTCCAAGTGTCCGTCCCGGCCGGCCAGACCCAGACACCGCCCCTATAATCCAGCACGGCGTCGCTTTATTTTTCCACCAAAAAAGCACGACGTGGCTAGTGGCTACCATCGTGGCACGGACACGCACCGAAGTCGACGACATGAAGATTGACAGGGGCAGGTGATGAGCCCGACCCGCGGGCCCCCACAGCCCAACCTCCCCACTGCACTGCATCGGGATCGGAGACTTGTCGGCCCGCCGGTCCATGTGGCGCTGCCCGGACGGACGCGGCTCGCCTTCCTCTCCTCCGCACGAGTGCATAAAAGCCATCCGCACCGCGACTCACGGCGCCTGCTCCCCGCGCGCACCACCCGTCGCCAATTTCCATACACCAACACATACATCTCCCCGAATCGCGCCGAGGCGCACACGCACACCGGACGAAACGAAATGGCGACGCTCTCCGTCCCCGCCGCCGTCCCGGCCGTCGCCGAGGACTGCGAGCAGCTGCGCAAGGCGTTCGCGGGGTGGGGCACCAACGAGCGCCTCATCGTCTCCATCCTGGCGCACCGCGACGCCGCGCAGCGCCGCGCCATCCGCCGCGCCTACGCCGAGGCCTACGGCGAGGAGCTGCTCCGCGCcatcggcgacgagatccacggcaAGTTCGAGGTAATAAACATCTTATACTCCTATATCCCGATCGATCCGCCCGGCTGGGCCGCTCTCCCCCTCTCCTGATCCGGTGCCTGGCTGGCCGGCCGTGTTCTCCTGCAGAGGGCGGTGACCCAGTGGACGCTGGACCCGGCGGAGCGGGACGCGGAGCTGGCCGGCGAGGAGGCCAAGAAGTGGCAGCCGGGGGGCCGCGCGCTCGTCGAGATCGCCTGCGCGCGCACCCCCGCGCAGCTCTTCGCCGCCAAGCAGGCCTACCACGACCGCTTCAAGCGCTCGCTCGAGGAGGACGTCGCCGCGCACGTCACCGGCGACTTCCGCAAGGTCCGTCACGCCTCTCCTCTCTTCGATCCATCGTCTCCGCTCGAGAAAAAGTGGATCTTGATCCGCCCAAATTTACAAAATCTCCAGACATCATGACAGAACGGCGAAATGCCAACGATATCCTTCCCAGCTCCCAGCCCGTTAATATGTGAATCTTCGATTATACTCcttttgtctttctagagatttcaacaaacaTACGgagtatacatccgtatgtggtagtccatttgaaatctttaaaaagacaaatatttaggaacggagggagtaattatcaTGCCACGTAACTTGATCATGTTATATGCTTTGTTATATATTCACGAAATGATTTTCTTTCATGTTACTCTACATCCCACCCTTTTGGTGCCATGATTAGCACAACACTGCTGGGCACTTTTCACTTTGTTATATTCTTCAGTTAAGGTGTCATGGTGTATCTCCTGTTTTTCTGACGTGGTACTTATCCAGATCTAATAAGACGGTTACAATTCTGAAATACGTACTCCTTAATTGCTGCTCATGAACACCAGCAGTCCCTAATTAAGGTAATGTTATTTCTTCATGTCAGCTTCTGGTGCCTCTTGTAAGCGCATACCGCTACGATGGTCCGGAGGTGAACACATCGTTGGCACACTCTGAAGCCAAAATACTCAATGGAAAGATCAACGAGAAGGCCTACAGTGATGATGAGATCGTCAGGATTCTCACTACAAGGAGCAAGGCTCAGCTACTTGCAACATTCAACAGCTACAATGATCAGTTCAGTCATCCCATCACTAAGGTAAAATCACAACTATTCACCTCCTTGCTTGCTCATAGTTGCTTTTTTCCCTTTCAAACCATGAAGACAAAAACACATCCTACAACGAGAACACCGATCTATGTTGCGCGTTTGAGTTGAACTATGTCATACACAAATGATGAATTTGTATTATTTTTTTCGAAAAGAATGATGAATTTGGTTCGGCACTGGTAACAGAAAACTGCttcacatgattcattgtgttcACCAACATTGTCGCTCTTAGAAACTTGTACTGCACATAATTATCAGAGTTCAAATGATTATACGTCGATAAAAGAGTAGTTCTTCACACTTCACACTTGACAGTTTCAGGAGACATTGTTTCGTTGTTCGTTCGTACTGATGCATTTTGCTGATCACTAACAGGACCTCAAGGAAGACCCAAAGAACGAGTTCCTCTCAACCCTGAGGGCGATCATAAGGTGTTTCACTTGCCCTGACAGATACTTTGAGAAGGTCGTCCGGTTGGCCCTTGGAGGCGTCGGCACAGACGAGAACACCCTTACGAGGGTCATAACCACTCGCGCCGAGGTGGACCTGAAGGTGATAAAGGAGGCGTACCAGAAGAGGAACAGCGTCCCGCTGGAGAAGGCTGTTTCCAAGGAAACAAGCAGAGACTATGAAGATATGATGCTCGCACTTCTGGGGGCAGAGTATTGAGGCGTGTGCCTGATCTACCATATGCTTGATGATGGGGGGAATAAGAGTGCATAAAACTGTCGAGTGTGTTGTTTTTCATGGATGATTATACGTTAGCCTGCATGGCAGTACTCGTCCGATAAGTTATATCATTTCGTCATTTGAGCTGCAGAAATATCATTGGTGTTTTTTGAAGTTTACTCCAGATTCAGAATAATCATTTATTTCTACTGGTATGATTTATGATTACAATTGCTAGCTGAAGTAGCTAGAGGGGAGTGGAATGACCTTGGTCAATTTAAATGGTACCCCAAACTATAAAATCAGGTATCATACCCCCTGAACCCCTAAAACCCAACTGGCTGATTATAGTAGATAGTAGGGGCGCACACAGATGGAGAAATATTGTTAATCTCTCCTATCCTAATCCGCATAATGCTCATCTCACCCTATTTTGCATTTTCTTCTTCTAAAAGCCAAGTCTTGCACATGCAGTGCTAAATACCCATTCCGAGCCTGATCACCATTTTCATTTCCCAGGGATCTAAACCTACGTCCTTTTATCCAACTATTATTAATGAGCTACCTGAAGACACCACAAAGGATAGTAATCCCTTCACATCAGGGAACAGTGAGCAGCTATGTAGTACGTACCttatgaaatactccctccattcacaaatataagatgttctaacttttttgcaAATCGGATGTACAGTCACATTTTAGTGTGTtggttcactcatttcagtctgtatttagtccatattgaaatataaaAGATTAtctatatttgtgaacggagggagtatatctttaCATCGGTGAACTACACATGTCACCCCAGGGTTGTAATACACCAACTGAGAATAAGGAGTAACTATGATTTTTGTCAACATAATTAGCCCCAGTATTTTGCAAATGCATGGCCTGATGGAGAGGCCCAGTCTTAGTCTAGACAACAATCGCCCTGCTGTTGCAAGAAAAGGCGTGGCAACAGAGTATGTACGGTACAGTAGTCTTTTTTTTCTGATCAGATGAAAACAGAACGAGATCTCTGACCCGGTGAATACAAGTCAGGGGCTACAGTAGTCCTAACCCTCGAATGATTTCTAGCGATCGGATCTACAACGGGCTATCCAGATTGGGCGCTAAAGTGCATTCTATAATTCACGACACAGTAGCAGCCTCAACTTAGCGCAATGAAAAAACAAGAGAACAAAAATGTATACTGACATTCTTTGCCACATGTAGTGTGTGGCGCAATGGAGCTCAGATTCACATGAGCTCTTTATAGAATATCAAAAGTGTGTTTGCAACATTGTCGAAGAGAATTGAAACATTCGAACATCAAGTATCACTGCTCCATGTATGGAAGTGACAATATCGGACCTTCACAATGCCGCATGCCGACGATGATGCCGCTGACTTCTCCTCCGAGCTCGCAGGTCTCTTTTCCTGAGGATAGTAGCTGTGCGCTCAGGCGGTTTATCATTCTCCATGTCGCTGTCTGGAGAACCCAGTATACAGGCCAGTGGGTCCTCCATGAGGTTCCCAAATGATCCCTACAAACATGAAGAGAAGAATGATGTTGCTTTGATTTGCTTCGGTAGTATGGATGCAAAAAAGGCATAAATTTTTGCAAGCAAAAGGATGCATAGATTTCCCTCCATAAAACAAGGATGCCTCTTTATGTTCTGAGTTCTTAAAAACCGCAAGATCAGTTGTAAGTCGCATTTTTTTTACCGTTGTCTGGGCAGACATTGTTTTGTCCTTATCCACTGAGTTGTTTGCTTCAATCTCCTTCACCCTTTCCAGATAGGTGCTGTCAACATACGAGTAACGTTGGCGCCACCGGAAAAGTAATTTATCCTGGTATTGATCAGTGTAGAGATTCTCGGCAAAGAAATGCTTTTTTACAGCTTCAACCGATAACTTTTCATCACTATGCTTAGTAAGTATTCTGCAAGTGAAACGAGCAGTTAGCTAGTACACTTGACACAGATTTTTTTAGCTAATAGCTATTATGATTTAGCAAACCACACATATTAGCGAGCTCCATTTTCAAGCGCTCAAAGGGCTCCTCTCCACGGCCCAATATGTATAGGCTAGTTGCATGCAACgattcataatacatcatcttccCTGCAGTCAAACCAACACCTGGAATATTGCTCCATCAGATTAGCATTTCACTAAAAAAAAGTTTAATGCAAGCACAAGACCAAATACGACTCAATTCATCGAATAATTTTGAAGGTCGTGCCCAAGGTTTATTTCCCTAGACCTGTTTTCTGCCAGGCCAGGAGAAATATGCTAGCAGCTAGCAGGTTCAGTTTAATCTAAATTTTGAAAGACCATCTACTGCTGCGAGTATCTAACAGACTACATGCTTCCTCAACTACGCCAAGTTGTTTTTACAGTAAACATAGTGTACTTAAATGAACAAAATTGAGCGTGGCTATTGTGCCACAGTAGCCAACATGTGCCCTTCCAATTGAATTTTGGAATACAAATAATGAAAGCAACCTTGCAGAAGTtcaataactactccctccgttccaaaatagatgacccaacttgtTAACGTGCTCTAAAAATTGTTTCTAATTCCCAGGCGAGCGCTAAGTGGATATCAGTTCAATTTTAACAATTCAAAGGAATGAGAAAACAATTATGTACCACTAGTTCTCAGCTAAATTGGCTGGAAAGTTGTATTGGCCTTGAAACAGGACATctttaacaacttggaaatataaagCTTGCATATGCATTTGCATGCCACTCTTTATATACAAGGGCCAGTACCAGGTTCATAGCCTTACCAGCAGACAAACCAAGCCTGAATAGTCGAGGCATAGGTTGACCCCCAACAATTTTATGTACTGCAAAACAGAAAATATATAAGCATGTGTGGTACCAACAGTAAACCTCTGCAAGGAAGCTCAATGGTGATAGTTATGCAACTTTATTTTATACAAGAACCCATAGTAGAGATAAATATTCCAGAAACTAAACAGCAATGGTTTATATGTGAAGGAGTCAAGGTGTCACGGGCAAACGTAAAAAGGAACATCTACATCCTTCACGAGTTGTTTACCTGAGAACACTTAATAGCAACATAAGAAAAACAGTGTGCACTGGTTATGGAAAAGGGAGAATGGATTATCTTCTCATTTGAACAGACACCATTCCTCGGAGGACACACGGTTCTTTGGAAGGTTGGAAGAGGTCAAGAGGCTATTATTTCTTCGAAGAGAGAACTGTCATGGACATCAAGAAGGGGCTGCCCTGGATTGGCTCTTGCATAGACATCAAGAAGGGACTCGGAGCAGACAGTACTCTGATTTGGTTCTAATAACCGCAATTCACATCCTTTTAAAACAC encodes the following:
- the LOC123145442 gene encoding annexin D7, coding for MSPTRGPPQPNLPTALHRDRRLVGPPVHVALPGRTRLAFLSSARVHKSHPHRDSRRLLPARTTRRQFPYTNTYISPNRAEAHTHTGRNEMATLSVPAAVPAVAEDCEQLRKAFAGWGTNERLIVSILAHRDAAQRRAIRRAYAEAYGEELLRAIGDEIHGKFERAVTQWTLDPAERDAELAGEEAKKWQPGGRALVEIACARTPAQLFAAKQAYHDRFKRSLEEDVAAHVTGDFRKLLVPLVSAYRYDGPEVNTSLAHSEAKILNGKINEKAYSDDEIVRILTTRSKAQLLATFNSYNDQFSHPITKDLKEDPKNEFLSTLRAIIRCFTCPDRYFEKVVRLALGGVGTDENTLTRVITTRAEVDLKVIKEAYQKRNSVPLEKAVSKETSRDYEDMMLALLGAEY
- the LOC123145443 gene encoding uncharacterized protein — encoded protein: MATTLKGMWGQVMGKKGEAVRELEVSIRAKGNVTQMEDALLRACMLFSNLSYTATSAVVSLVGAFASGQVHKIVGGQPMPRLFRLGLSAGVGLTAGKMMYYESLHATSLYILGRGEEPFERLKMELANIILTKHSDEKLSVEAVKKHFFAENLYTDQYQDKLLFRWRQRYSYVDSTYLERVKEIEANNSVDKDKTMSAQTTGSFGNLMEDPLACILGSPDSDMENDKPPERTATILRKRDLRARRRSQRHHRRHAAL